A part of Chitinivibrio alkaliphilus ACht1 genomic DNA contains:
- a CDS encoding phosphatidate cytidylyltransferase, giving the protein MNKANLIKRVFFALWAVPLGVVATQWQINIFSSFPWAASSLVPLTPMRLVSLGIVLAAMHEYIQMLSHKFPRNRFGIYFFWIIPAMAHLFLPTPYFSTMEIILAAMIPIAVETFLFGRVDKKWERTSLSFTGLILLYLAGQQLLLFDEPSFLSLWSNGNNGRIGIVIVLGAVFIGDSAAFFTGNFFGKHKLSSISPKKTIEGSIGGLCATILIMVGGVLFFGSPASSLFLGVLLGITIGITGQVGDLIASLVKRFFNVKDSSNLIPGHGGILDRFDSLLFATPFIHSIIRIYLQ; this is encoded by the coding sequence GTGAATAAAGCAAATCTAATAAAACGAGTGTTCTTTGCTCTTTGGGCAGTACCTTTAGGGGTAGTAGCAACGCAATGGCAAATCAACATCTTCAGCAGTTTTCCCTGGGCAGCATCATCCTTGGTGCCCCTAACACCAATGCGCCTTGTCAGTTTGGGAATAGTACTTGCTGCAATGCATGAATACATCCAAATGCTTTCTCACAAGTTTCCACGAAACCGATTTGGGATCTACTTTTTTTGGATTATACCTGCCATGGCCCATCTCTTTTTACCAACCCCATACTTCTCAACCATGGAAATTATCCTCGCGGCAATGATACCCATTGCTGTAGAAACGTTTCTCTTTGGCCGGGTGGACAAAAAATGGGAACGAACCAGTCTCTCCTTTACGGGCTTAATACTGCTATATCTTGCAGGACAACAACTCCTTCTCTTTGACGAGCCGTCCTTCCTTTCTCTATGGAGCAATGGGAATAACGGACGCATTGGTATTGTGATAGTCTTGGGTGCTGTGTTTATTGGAGACTCTGCTGCGTTCTTTACAGGAAATTTTTTTGGCAAACATAAACTCAGCTCGATCTCTCCGAAAAAAACAATTGAAGGCAGTATCGGTGGGTTGTGCGCAACGATTCTTATCATGGTCGGAGGTGTTCTTTTCTTTGGCTCCCCCGCATCATCTCTGTTCCTTGGTGTGCTCTTAGGGATTACCATCGGAATCACGGGCCAAGTGGGAGACCTGATCGCCTCTCTTGTGAAGCGTTTTTTCAATGTCAAAGATTCATCTAACCTTATTCCGGGGCATGGCGGAATACTTGATCGCTTTGATTCGCTCTTGTTCGCTACGCCCTTTATTCATAGTATTATACGAATTTATCTACAATAG
- a CDS encoding 1-deoxy-D-xylulose-5-phosphate reductoisomerase, which translates to MKKVLLLGSSGSIGTSTENCIRRNPEEYQLVGISVNRSIEKAIAQIDEFSPEALVIGEEQAYTAFPHQQYKQTNLYYGVEGLRQITRELDYDILVNALVGSVGFEPTLEALKRGKTVALANKESLVVGGELIEDVLATHGGILLPVDSEHSAISQCLNGEDPATIESMTITASGGPFRTLPQEEFSRITVENALKHPTWEMGAKITIDSSTLMNKGFEVMEAHHLFSIPYDKISVVVHPQSIIHSMVTFHDGSVMAQCGLPDMELPIQYALSYPQRLPMDTPRLNLATVGTLSFEKPDLDRFPCLQHCIDAGKTGGTLPTVLNAANEEAVTLFLEKRIAYTDIERIIGNELAAHTPAPLSSVDTLMSVDKETRTRIRRSYCGREA; encoded by the coding sequence ATGAAAAAAGTTCTTCTTCTCGGTTCCTCCGGTTCTATCGGCACGAGCACCGAGAATTGTATCCGAAGAAACCCTGAGGAGTATCAACTCGTAGGGATCTCCGTAAACCGCAGTATTGAAAAAGCCATTGCGCAAATTGACGAATTTTCACCGGAAGCCCTGGTTATCGGTGAAGAACAGGCATACACCGCCTTTCCGCATCAGCAATACAAACAAACCAACCTCTATTATGGCGTTGAGGGATTACGGCAGATAACACGAGAACTTGATTACGATATTTTAGTAAACGCCTTGGTAGGTTCTGTGGGGTTTGAGCCAACCCTTGAAGCATTAAAACGGGGGAAAACCGTTGCTCTTGCAAATAAAGAAAGCTTAGTTGTTGGTGGAGAACTTATTGAAGATGTTCTTGCAACCCATGGTGGTATCCTCCTTCCTGTGGACAGTGAGCATAGTGCCATATCCCAATGCTTGAATGGAGAAGATCCTGCCACGATTGAATCCATGACCATTACCGCTTCAGGCGGCCCCTTTCGTACCCTTCCTCAGGAGGAATTCTCCCGTATCACCGTGGAAAATGCCCTGAAACATCCTACATGGGAGATGGGTGCAAAAATTACCATCGATTCATCAACCCTCATGAACAAGGGATTTGAGGTTATGGAAGCTCACCATCTCTTCTCCATCCCCTACGATAAGATCTCCGTGGTGGTACATCCCCAATCAATTATACACTCCATGGTAACCTTTCACGATGGTTCTGTCATGGCCCAATGCGGCCTACCTGACATGGAATTGCCCATCCAGTACGCCCTGTCATATCCGCAGCGCCTTCCCATGGACACCCCTCGCCTCAACCTTGCAACGGTGGGAACCCTCTCCTTTGAAAAGCCCGACCTTGATCGTTTTCCCTGCTTACAGCACTGTATTGATGCAGGAAAAACGGGCGGAACCCTTCCAACAGTTTTAAATGCAGCCAACGAAGAGGCTGTTACCTTGTTTTTGGAAAAAAGAATTGCCTACACAGACATTGAACGTATTATCGGCAATGAATTGGCCGCACATACGCCGGCACCGCTTTCCTCTGTGGATACTC